TTGAACTGGACAAGCATCAATAGCAATAAACTTATGACTATTAGCTTGATACATGCCTATCTCATTTCTCTTCTTACTTTGAACAGGAAGACTTGCTTTATTTCTGTAATTTTTAGGATCATCTGCACCAATCGTATCTTTTACCAATTCTCTAGGAACTTTAAATGAGATGTATCGATCAAAACTACTTAAAATCATCTCTCTTTTTTCAATTAATGATTGTTCATATGTGATGTGTTGGAATTGACATCCTCCACATTGTTCATAGACTGGACAAAAAGGCGTTGCTCTAAATTCACTTTTCTTATGAATTTTAACTAATTTCGCCATTGCTCTATTATCATAAACTCTTGTGATCATCACATCAACAGTCTCATTAGGTAGTGCATAATCAACAAAAATAGCTAGTTTTTTATAATAGCCAATACCTTCTCCATTAATCCCTGTTTTTCTTATTTCTATTTGTATTACTTCATTTTCTTTTATAAACGTATTCATATCTATACCTCTTACTTATTTTATCATACTATATAACATTTCAAACTTAATCATTAAAAAAGCACAAGCCAAATGACTCATGCTTAACTTATATATGTTATTACTTATTTAATCTCATAACTTCTCTTGCAATCATAACTTCTTCATTTGTTGGAATGACAAAGACTTTAATCTTAGAATCTTTAGATGATATTAAGTGTTCTCCACGTTTTTGATTTTCAACTGGATCTATTTTTGCACCTAATACTTTAATAGCTTCGATAACATCATTTCTTACAATCGGAGCATTTTCACCGATGCCTGCTGTAAAGCAAATCGCATCAAGTCCACCCATATAAACATAATATGATCCAATAAAGTCTGCGATTCTCTTAATTTGGATTTTATAAGCTAGTGTAGCTCTTTTATGTCCTTCATTCATATTATCAACAATATCTCTACTGTCATTAGATATACCTGAAACTCCAAGATATCCACTACGTTTGTTTAAATCATCTAAAACATCTGCATAAGATCTATTTTCTTTTTGTGAAACTAACATTAATACAGATGGATCAATACTACCACTACGTGTACCCATTGGAATACCATCTAATGGTGTTAATCCCATGGATGTATCAACGCTTTTACCTGAGTCAACTGCACAAAGTGATGCGCCGTTACCTAAATGTGCAACGATAATTTTCGCTTTTGGATTATCAAGTAATTCCATAGCTCTTTGGCTTACAAATTGATGAGATGTTCCATGAAAACCGTATTTTCTTACGCCATATTTTGTATACCATTCATATGGTGCTGAATATAGATATGCATCTTCTTTCATCGTTTGATGAAAAGTTGTATCAAATACTGCAACTTGTATGACATTTGGTAAAATTGCTTGAAATGCTTTAATGCCTGTAATGTTTGCTGGATTATGAAGCGGAGCAAGATCATTTAAACTTTCAATGTCTTTAATCACTTGATCTGTAATGACTACAGAATCTTTAAATATTTCTCCACCTTGAACAACACGATGACCAACACCTTTTATTTCATCAAGTGAGTCAATAATCTTGTTTTCAATAAGTCCCTTGATCACAAGTTCTACTGCAACTTTATGATCTAATATAGTTTGTTCTTTACTTACTTTTTGTCCATTTACTTTAATAACGAACACTGCGTTGTCATAGCCGATTCTTTCAACTAATCCAGATGTAATTTCTGTTTCTTCTGGCATGTTTAATAATTGAAATTTCAGAGATGAACTGCCTGCGTTTACTGCTAATATTTTCATAATTGTACCTCTTTCTACAATGATATAATACATTAATTTTTATGAATTATCAAGTATATGAACAAATATTCATGTTAATACTTGTATTTGCTTTATTTTTTGTATATTTTATCTATTAATACAAGTATAAATAGATGGCGAAAAAATGAAGAATGGTTCCTGTTGCGGTAAATAAATGCCAAATAAAATGAAAATATTTTATTTTAGGTTGTGTATAAAATATGACGCCAATACTATAAGCAAGACCACCTGTTAAAATAAACCAAAATGATGCAGGTTCATATGCGTATAGTTGTCTAATAAAAACAACTGCACTCCAACCCATTGCAAGATATAAGACCAAATGAAGCTTCATATATTTTTTGATCCAAATTGATTTAAAAACAACGCCTATTGCGATTAAAATCCATTGAATGATAAAGATCAGTGGACCTAACCCTATCCCACTGGTTCCAAGAACTGGTTCTTGAAGCTCAGGGATTAATAAAAGTGCTGGGGCAAAAGTTGCTCCTATTAAAATATAGATACTTAAATGATCAAATCTTTGAAATATACCCTTTGCAGTTTTATGAAATAATGAATGATACATCGTTGACATTGTATATAAATTAATCATCCCGAATCCAAAAATAATAGCTGCAAACACTTCAATGGTTCTATCACTCTTAATAAGCATTAAAATCATCGCAACGATTCCAAATATAGCCATAACTCCATGACTTACAGCATTTGCGATTTCTTCTCCTACAGTTTGTTCGTGTGTTAGTTTCATATGTCGTCCTCGTTTATAAATTGATCTAGAAAATCTTTTCCTTTATGTGTTTCAGGTTCTGTTTTAATAAGATCTGGAAAATCTAATTGTCTTAATACTTCATAGCTGACTAAAGCCACACAATTACTCAAATTTAGACTTCTTACTTTATCTGTTGTAGGAATTCTATAACAAGAATCTAAGTGGTTGGCTAAAATATGTTTTTCTACACCCGTTGATTCTTTTCCAAAGATTAAATAGATATCTTGGTCAATAGCTTTATAATCAAATTCTGTATAAGATTTTTTCCCATATCTTGTTAAAAAGAAATATCTACCTTTGTTTGCTTTTTCAAACTCAACATAATTCTTATAAACCTTATATGCGATATGCTCATAATAATCTAGAGCACTTCTTTTTAATCTTTTTTCATCTAGTTTAAATCCCATAGGTTCAATTAAATGTAGTTGGGCCCCAATGGCAACACAAGTTCTCATAATATTTCCTGTATTTTGTGGGATTTCAGGTTCAAATAATACGATATGTAGCATTTAAATCACTTCCTTCTTTAAAAATGGTATTGCGTGCAATACCATTGAAAAATTTATCTTTTATATTTTTTGATAAGCTTTTGTTTTAAAGTCCATAGTTTTTCAGATAAATCCACATAATATTCATGAGGATTTTCTAATCTGATAACCGCTGGCCATAATGTATTAAATTCTTGTTTATGATATGCTCTAATTTCTTCTAATGAAGGTGTTTCATAAACTAATTTTCCTTTTTTAAAAATAGGTATTAGTAAAGGTTTAACATTATAAGTCTCAATCATTTTTTTCTTCCAAACATAATCAGGATCGAATAATAGATAAGGTTTAGATGCGTCTATTTCTTCTTCAAAAAGTGTCATAACATCTGCGATAGCCATACAATTTTCATCATAAAATCTATAGACTTGTTTAAACCCTGGAGTAGTTGTTTTTTGAACATTCTCACTAATCTTAATTTTTGGTGTTAGTTTTTTATTAACTTCTATAGCTGATAATTTAAATACGCCACCAAAAACAGCTTCAGATCTTGCTGTAACTAAGCGCTCACCAACACCGAAAGTATCAATTTGCGCTCCTTGGCTAATAAGTTCTTTAATTAAGTACTCATCTAGTGAATTAGAAACTGTTATTTTACAATCTTCTAACCCTGCTTCATCTAGCATTTTTCTAGCTTGAATCGTTAAATAAGCTAAATCTCCACTATCTAATCTAATCCCTTTAAGTTTTTTACCTAAAGGATCTAGAACCTCTTTTTGCACTTTAATCGCATTTGGAATACCTTGTTTTAATGTGTTGTATGTATCTACAAGTAACACACAACTATCCGGATATACATCTGCATATGCTTTAAAAGCTGTATATTCATCTTCATAACTTTGAATATAACTATGTGCCATCGTACCTAGTGCAGGTATACTATATTTAAAATCTACATAAGTATTAGATGTACCTAGGACACCAGAAATATATGCTGCTCTTGCACCATAAATAGATGCATCATAGCCATGCGCACGTCTCGCTCCAAATTCAATAACAGATCTGCCTTTAGCGGCATGTACAATTCTTGCTGCTTTTGTTGCAATCAAAGATTGATGATTTATCGTTAATAAAATCATCGTTTCAACCAATTGACACTCTATAATTGGCCCCTTAACGACTAATATAGGTTCATGAGGGAAAATTGGAGTGCCTTCTCTCATTGCGTAAACATCTGCAGTAAACTCAAAGTTTGATAAATAATTTAAAAAACCTTTATCAAATATTTTTTTTGATTCTAAAAATTCTATTTCATCTTTACCAAATTTTAAATTTTGAAGATATTCTATGACTTGTTCCAATCCAGCAAATATCGCATATCCACCTTTATCAGGTATGGATCTAAAAAAAACATCAAATACAGCAATTTCTTTATCTTTTTTATCCACATAATATCCGTTTGCCATTGTTAATTCATAAAAATCCATAAGCATTGTTAGTTTTCTATCATCCATAACAAATTGCCTCCTTTAATTGACACTTACTATTCTATCATTTTTTCTCTAATTTTGATATAATAATGTATGTCTAGATAAGAAAGGATGTACGCAGATGATCTTATTCATTTCTCCAGCAAAAACTTTTAATTCAACTGATAAATCAAGTGATCAAAAACCAATATTTCATACCCAAACAAAACAGTTGGTTAAACATCTTAAATCATTGAGTATTGATCAATTAAAAAAAGATATGAAAATATCAGAAAAAGTTGCGCTAAAAACACATCAATATTATCAAACATTTAACAAACATTTACAGCCTGCAATATATACATATTATGGGCATCAATATAGATTCATTGATATTAAATCTTTTACATCAGAGCAACTAACTTATACCAATAACCATTTATATATAATGTCTGGGCTTTATGGTTTATTAAAACCTCTAGATTTAATCTCTTTTTATCGTCTTGAAATGATGGATAAATCTTTTATGAATTTATATGATTTTTGGACTCCAAAAATCACATCATATCTTAAAAAACATCATCAAGATGATATCTTATTAAATCTTGCTTCTAACGAATTTGGTCAAATCATTAAAAATCTTGATTTTGTATATACCGTAGAGTTTTATATATTAAAAAACAATAAACCAACCATACATTCTATGGAAGCGAAAAAGCTTAGAGGCTTATTAACAAATTACATCATGACTCACTATATTAAAACTTTGGACGAATTAAAACTAATATCTCTAGATGGTTATACTTACAATGCAAGTCTATCATCTAATCAAAGCATACTATTTACTAAGAAAGGATAACTATGAAACGTATTTTAAGACTTATCTTAAGTAGAACAACCTTCATTTTATTACTACTACTGGCACAAATTATGTTCTTCTTTGTGACCATCAATTACTTATCTCAATTCCAGTATGTTCATACTGCACTTTACGGTGTTACAGTTATTATTATTGCTTACTTAATTTATAAAGAAGAAAATCCTATATATAAACTAGCTTGGATCATTCCTATTTTAATCTTTCCTCTATTTGGAGGATTATTTTACTTGTTTTATAAAAATACAAACATATCTAAAAAAGTTCAAAGCAGATACGATAAAGTCGAAAATGATCGAATAGCATTACATGCTAATGACATAGAACACGGCAACAATAAAATCTATCACTATCTTTATGGACTTGGTTGGCCAACATATAAGAACACAAAACTTACATACCTAAAAAGTGGAACTGTTATGTATGAAGATATGCTAACTTCATTTAAAAATGCTAAGAAATTTATCTATCTAGAATTTTTCATCATCAATCCTGGACATATGTGGGACACTATCTTAGAAGTTTTAAAACAAAAAGTTAGTGAAGGTGTTATCATCAAAATCATTTATGATGATTTTGGAAGTTCTAAGCTACCCTACAGATACACAAAAGTTTTAAAGTCTTATGGCATCGATGCTTATAATTTTAATCCTATGAAACCCCATTTAAATTTTCAAATGAATTATAGAGACCATAGAAAAATTATAGTTATCGATAATAAAATAGGCTATACAGGTGGTATGAATATAGGTGATGAATATATTGGTTTAACAAAACCCTTTAAAGATTGGCAAGATGCTGGTATAAAGCTTGAAGGAGACGCTGTATACGGCTTATATACAAGTTTTATGGACCAATTGAAGTTTCTTACCGATGAAAGTAATCAACTAGATTTAAAACCTGAAAGAATCGATTTAAAAACAGATTCATTTGTCATTCCCTTTCTAGATTCACCACTTGATAAAGAATATACAGCTAAAAACATATATCTTCAAATGATTAATCAAGCTAGAAATTATATTTATATAACGACACCTTATCTTATTTTAGATTATGAACTAACATCTGCATTAAAGTTTGCTGCTAAATCAGGGGTGGATATTAAAATCATTATTCCTTATGTGCCAGATAAAAGAACTGTTTATATGGTCAGTGAATCCTATGCAAAAGATTTATCAGATCATGGCATTGATGTCTATAAGTACAAACCTGGCTTCATCCATCAAAAAATGATGGTTGTTGATGGTATGGATGCGATCATTGGTACTGTTAATCTAGATTTTAGAAGC
The sequence above is drawn from the Mariniplasma anaerobium genome and encodes:
- a CDS encoding acetate/propionate family kinase, with amino-acid sequence MKILAVNAGSSSLKFQLLNMPEETEITSGLVERIGYDNAVFVIKVNGQKVSKEQTILDHKVAVELVIKGLIENKIIDSLDEIKGVGHRVVQGGEIFKDSVVITDQVIKDIESLNDLAPLHNPANITGIKAFQAILPNVIQVAVFDTTFHQTMKEDAYLYSAPYEWYTKYGVRKYGFHGTSHQFVSQRAMELLDNPKAKIIVAHLGNGASLCAVDSGKSVDTSMGLTPLDGIPMGTRSGSIDPSVLMLVSQKENRSYADVLDDLNKRSGYLGVSGISNDSRDIVDNMNEGHKRATLAYKIQIKRIADFIGSYYVYMGGLDAICFTAGIGENAPIVRNDVIEAIKVLGAKIDPVENQKRGEHLISSKDSKIKVFVIPTNEEVMIAREVMRLNK
- the trhA gene encoding PAQR family membrane homeostasis protein TrhA, whose protein sequence is MKLTHEQTVGEEIANAVSHGVMAIFGIVAMILMLIKSDRTIEVFAAIIFGFGMINLYTMSTMYHSLFHKTAKGIFQRFDHLSIYILIGATFAPALLLIPELQEPVLGTSGIGLGPLIFIIQWILIAIGVVFKSIWIKKYMKLHLVLYLAMGWSAVVFIRQLYAYEPASFWFILTGGLAYSIGVIFYTQPKIKYFHFIWHLFTATGTILHFFAIYLYLY
- a CDS encoding tRNA (cytidine(34)-2'-O)-methyltransferase, coding for MLHIVLFEPEIPQNTGNIMRTCVAIGAQLHLIEPMGFKLDEKRLKRSALDYYEHIAYKVYKNYVEFEKANKGRYFFLTRYGKKSYTEFDYKAIDQDIYLIFGKESTGVEKHILANHLDSCYRIPTTDKVRSLNLSNCVALVSYEVLRQLDFPDLIKTEPETHKGKDFLDQFINEDDI
- a CDS encoding nicotinate phosphoribosyltransferase gives rise to the protein MDDRKLTMLMDFYELTMANGYYVDKKDKEIAVFDVFFRSIPDKGGYAIFAGLEQVIEYLQNLKFGKDEIEFLESKKIFDKGFLNYLSNFEFTADVYAMREGTPIFPHEPILVVKGPIIECQLVETMILLTINHQSLIATKAARIVHAAKGRSVIEFGARRAHGYDASIYGARAAYISGVLGTSNTYVDFKYSIPALGTMAHSYIQSYEDEYTAFKAYADVYPDSCVLLVDTYNTLKQGIPNAIKVQKEVLDPLGKKLKGIRLDSGDLAYLTIQARKMLDEAGLEDCKITVSNSLDEYLIKELISQGAQIDTFGVGERLVTARSEAVFGGVFKLSAIEVNKKLTPKIKISENVQKTTTPGFKQVYRFYDENCMAIADVMTLFEEEIDASKPYLLFDPDYVWKKKMIETYNVKPLLIPIFKKGKLVYETPSLEEIRAYHKQEFNTLWPAVIRLENPHEYYVDLSEKLWTLKQKLIKKYKR
- a CDS encoding YaaA family protein, with product MILFISPAKTFNSTDKSSDQKPIFHTQTKQLVKHLKSLSIDQLKKDMKISEKVALKTHQYYQTFNKHLQPAIYTYYGHQYRFIDIKSFTSEQLTYTNNHLYIMSGLYGLLKPLDLISFYRLEMMDKSFMNLYDFWTPKITSYLKKHHQDDILLNLASNEFGQIIKNLDFVYTVEFYILKNNKPTIHSMEAKKLRGLLTNYIMTHYIKTLDELKLISLDGYTYNASLSSNQSILFTKKG
- the cls gene encoding cardiolipin synthase, giving the protein MKRILRLILSRTTFILLLLLAQIMFFFVTINYLSQFQYVHTALYGVTVIIIAYLIYKEENPIYKLAWIIPILIFPLFGGLFYLFYKNTNISKKVQSRYDKVENDRIALHANDIEHGNNKIYHYLYGLGWPTYKNTKLTYLKSGTVMYEDMLTSFKNAKKFIYLEFFIINPGHMWDTILEVLKQKVSEGVIIKIIYDDFGSSKLPYRYTKVLKSYGIDAYNFNPMKPHLNFQMNYRDHRKIIVIDNKIGYTGGMNIGDEYIGLTKPFKDWQDAGIKLEGDAVYGLYTSFMDQLKFLTDESNQLDLKPERIDLKTDSFVIPFLDSPLDKEYTAKNIYLQMINQARNYIYITTPYLILDYELTSALKFAAKSGVDIKIIIPYVPDKRTVYMVSESYAKDLSDHGIDVYKYKPGFIHQKMMVVDGMDAIIGTVNLDFRSLYLHFENSIYLKNDPEIEKMSSHFLELIHVSINLKDDKKHLILYKLIQIILKGFSSIL